One genomic region from Amaranthus tricolor cultivar Red isolate AtriRed21 chromosome 12, ASM2621246v1, whole genome shotgun sequence encodes:
- the LOC130796815 gene encoding uncharacterized protein LOC130796815: MEGSNLLSDSISNSEAKKTWSIKEEMALKDKWQNMNVEASIPQPAIQDQLNVEFNQIAECKQSPKRKMSEVESEAVVDAEAESKAEDKIEVEAETEAETDAKEESEAEAEAETEAEGKKQNTKIEVSMPKPAIQDQKNSEVEVVAEAGAGFKIEAEEDVFPSLHVIDDEKIAGLIADLEKNDPEHAGYCKDLQKLLEDDEKADEILAYANEIMDRPLEDYELSD, translated from the exons atggaGGGGTCGAACTTGCTATCGGACTCGATTTCTAACTCAGAAGCAAAGAAAACTTGGAGTATTAAAGAAGAAATGGCATTAAAG GACAAATGGCAGAATATGAACGTTGAAGCATCAATACCACAGCCTGCTATTCAAGATCAGTTGAATGTCGAATTTAATCAAATTGCAGAGTGCAAGCAGAGTCCGAAGAGGAAAATGTCAGAAGTGGAGTCTGAGGCAGTAGTCGATGCGGAAGCAGAGTCGAAAGCAGAGGATAAAATTGAGGTTGAGGCAGAAACCGAGGCAGAGACCGATGCCAAGGAAGAGTCAGAGGCTGAGGCCGAGGCCGAGACAGAGGCAGAG GGAAAAAAGCAGAATACGAAAATTGAAGTATCAATGCCAAAGCCGGCTATTCAAGATCAG AAAAATTCGGAGGTAGAGGTCGTGGCCGAGGCTGGGGCCGGGTTCAAGATCGAGGCAGAGGAAGATGTTTTTCCATCATTGCATGTAATAGACGACGAAAAAATAGCCGGCTTGATAGCTGATTTAGAAAAGAATGACCCAGAACATGCTGGGTATTGTAAGGATCTACAAAAGTTATTAGAGGATGATGAAAAAGCAGATGAAATTCTCGCTTATGCAAACGAGATCATGGACCGACCACTTGAAGATTATGAGTTAAGTGACTGA
- the LOC130796903 gene encoding uncharacterized protein LOC130796903: protein MKNRKPKMGNTKLKWTPEEEKALREGVNKHGVSKWKVILKDSQFRHILRSRSNIDLKDKWRNMNHAKSRRKPNPKSTIQDQKPSEVEVLAEAEAGAGFKIENEEDVFPSLHVIEEEIIAGLIADLEKYDPEHAEYCKDLQKLLENDEKADEILAYATEIMDRPLEDYGFSDLVI from the exons ATGAAAAATAGAAAGCCAAAAATGGGAAACACGAAGCTAAAATGGACTCCAGAAGAAGAAAAGGCACTCAGAGAAGGCGTAAACAAACATGGCGTCAGTAAATGGAAAGTCATTCTCAAAGATTCTCAATTCCGCCATATTCTCCGTTCTCGTTCCAACATCGATCTCAAg GACAAATGGAGGAATATGAATCATGCTAAATCAAGGCGAAAGCCAAATCCAAAATCGACTATTCAAGATCAG AAACCTTCGGAGGTAGAGGTACTGGCTGAAGCCGAGGCGGGGGCCGGGTTCAAGATCGAGAACGAGGAAGATGTTTTTCCATCATTGCATGTAATAGAAGAAGAAATAATAGCCGGCTTGATAGCTGATTTAGAAAAGTATGACCCAGAACATGCAGAGTATTGTAAGGATCTACAAAAGTTATTAGAGAATGATGAAAAAGCAGATGAAATTCTAGCTTATGCAACAGAGATCATGGACCGACCACTTGAAGATTATGGGTTTAGTGACTTAGTGATTTGA